The Vibrio rhizosphaerae genome contains the following window.
TATTTATAAAGCTGACCGGCTCGTTGCCATTGCTGTCACTGATCTCTTACCTCAAAGTGCAAGCGCTTTTTATACGTTTTATGACCCCGATGAAAAGCTTTCACTGGGCACGCTCGCCGTCCTGTTACAAACTCAATATTGTCATCAGCAACAAAAAGTCTGGCTTTATCTGGGCTATCAGATCGATGAATGTCCGGCCATGAATTATAAAACACGCTTTCAACCGCATCAAAGGCTAGTAAATCAACGTTGGCAAGGGTAGAATACGCGCAACTTTACTATTTTCAGAGATGACGGCAAAATACATGCCGGATTTTTCGCCACATGTTGAAGAGGATTAAATGGCTAAAGAAGACGTAATTGAGATGCAAGGAACAGTCCTTGATACATTACCTAACACAATGTTCCGGGTTGAACTGGAAAACGGTCACGTCGTTACTGCACATATTTCAGGAAAAATGCGTAAGAACTACATTCGTATTCTTACTGGAGACAAAGTCACTGTTGAAATGACACCTTACGACTTATCCAAAGGCCGTATTGTCTTCCGCGCCCGCTAATCCCTCAAAGCAGTCTGCCAAAAAAAAGTATCCACCGGCATAGCCGGTGGTTTTTCATATGCGCCTATAAGGCTCTCCTACTAGCAGCGCCCTAGCAGGCGCGTAGTGATCTGACATTTGCATATGACTACTTCCTGCGGCCCGTAAACGGGCTACCTGAATACGGGATCGACAATTGCTCTCCCATTTTATCCTGCTCTAGTTGCTGCTTGATGTAATTTTGTATCTTGCTCGTATTTTTACCTACCGTATCTACATAATAACCTCGGCACCAAAATTCTCGATTTCTATATTTAAACTTCAAATCACCGAATCGTTCATAAAGCATTAGGCTACTTTTACCTTTCAAATACCCCATAAACCCTGAAACACTCATTTTGGGCGGTATTTCTAAAAGCATGTGGATATGATCCGCGCAACATTCCGCTTCAAGAATGTTCACATTTTTCCATTCACATAGTTTCCTCAATATTTCACCTATTGCTCTACGTTTTTCTCCGTAGAACACTTGTCTTCTATATTTCGGTGCAAACACTATGTGGTATTTACAGTTCCAGCGCGTGTGCGCTAAGCTCTTTTCGTCCCCCATTGGGACCCCCTTTCAATTCTTAATTAACTCTTGTAGTTGCCAGACCACAAGACGTTTTTATCAAATTGAAAGGGGTTATATAACTGACTTATAGCTGTAAGCTTTACGGAACCCCCAGCCTAGCTGGGGGTTTTCTCTATACAAGAAAACGGAGCAAAATGCTCCGTTTTTTATGAGTTTGAACAAGAGAATCATTAATGAACTGCGGCTTCTTTTGCCCCGATATACTCGAATACCGGTTCATCATCTTTCAGAGACACTTTTACGGTACCGCCATCTACCAGGGCACCAAACAGTAATTCGTTGGCCAGCGGTTTTTTCAGTTTTTCCTGAATCACCCGAGCCATCGGACGTGCTCCCATCTCTTTATCGTAACCTTTTTGTGCCAGCCAGTGTCTTGCTTCTTCAGAAACCTCAAGCGATACACCGCGAGCATCCAGTTGGGCTTGCAGTTCAACGACAAATTTATCGACCACCTGATGAATGACACGCTCATCCAGTGCATTAAACCAGATAATATTATCTAAACGGTTTCTAAACTCAGGACTGAAGACTTTCTTGATTTCAGACATGGCATCATGACTGTGATCCTGTTGAATCAACCCAATTGATTTTTTCACAGTTTCGGCAACACCGGCATTGGTGGTCATGACCATAATCACATTGCGGAAGTCTGCTTTACGTCCGTTGTTATCCGTCAGGGTACCATTATCCATCACTTGCAATAGCAAATTGAAGATATCCGGATGCGCTTTCTCAATTTCATCCAGCAATACCACCGCATGAGGATGTTTAATGACCGCATCTGTCAACAACCCGCCTTGATCGTATCCGACATAACCCGGAGGCGCACCGATCAGACGACTGACCGAGTGGCGCTCACCATATTCAGACATATCAAAGCGCAGTAACTCAATCCCCATTAGCTTCGAAAGCTGAATCGTCACTTCAGTTTTACCGACACCAGTCGGACCGGCAAACAGGAATGAACCAACGGGTTTGTTTTCAGCCCCCAACCCAGCTCGCGACAATTTGATCGCTTCGCTCAATGCGTCAATCGCAGTATCCTGTCCGAAGACTAACATCTTCATTTTCTGATCGAGGCTTTGTAAAACATCCTTATCAGAAGAAGACAGTGATTTCTCAGGAATTCGGGCCATTTTCGCAACCATCGTTTCAATATCTGCAACACCAACCGTTTTCTTCCGCCGACTCGCAGGTACCAAACGTGCTCTTGCACCCGCTTCATCTATCACATCGATCGCTTTATCAGGTAAGTGACGCTCATTGATATATTTTGCAGATAACTCAACCGCAGCCCGCAGCGCTTTATTGGTATAACGCACTTCATGGTGAGCTTCATATTTCGCTTTCAATCCCATCAAGATTTTTGTGGTGTCATCCAGAGATGGTTCCGCAATATCGATTTTTTGGAAACGACGGGAAAGTGCCCGCTCTTTTTCAAAAATATTACTGTATTCCTGATAAGTGGTAGAGCCGATACAACGTAACTTACCGCTACTGAGGAGCGGTTTGATTAAATTCGCGGCATCAACCTGACCACCCGATGCAGCACCGGCACCAATAATGGTATGAATCTCATCAATGAACAGAATGGCATCTTTTTCTTTTTCCAGCTGTTTCAGGATATTTTTAAAGCGTTTTTCAAAATCACCACGGTATTTTGTCCCTGCCAGCAAAGAACCGATATCTAACGAGTAGATCACACTATCTTTGATAATTTCTGGTACCTGCCCTTCGACAATGCGCCAGGCCAGTCCTTCCGCAATAGCAGTTTTACCCACACCGGCTTCACCAACCAGTAGCGGATTATTCTTACGGCGACGACATAGGACTTGTACGGTACGCTCCAGCTCGTAGTCCCTGCCAATTAATGGATCAATCTGACCATTTTTCGCTAGCTGATTGAGATTACTTGCAAAGTTTTCAAGACGTTCTTCAGAGGGGGTATCTTCTGCACTGTCCGAGCCAAAAGAATCGGGAGCAGATTCATCACTGGAGCCTGATGTTTTGGTAATACCATGGGAGATATAATTGACGATGTCCAGACGGCTAATATCGTGCTTTTTCAACAGATAAGCGGCCTGAGATTCTTGTTCACTAAAAATTGCAACGAGGACATTTGCACCAGTCACTTCATTTCGTCCGGAAGACTGAACATGAAAGACTGCGCGTTGCAAGACACGCTGAAAACTGAGTGTTGGCTGTGTTTCCCGCGTTTCATCACTTTCCGGAATCAGGGGTGTTGTTTTGTCGATAAACACATCTAACTCTGAACGCAAAGCATCCAGATCCGCTCGACAAGCGATTAATGCTTCTTTCGCTGCTCCATTCTCTAACAATGCAAGCAATAGATGCTCGACAGTCATATACTCATGTCTTTTATCCCTGGCTCGGGCAAAAGCATTGTTCAAACTAGATTCTAGTTCTTTGTTAAGCATTGGGACCCCCTTAAGGAACAACCTTGTTGTTCGGCAAGTACTAAGCTCGCTCCATGATACAAAGCAATGGGTGTTCATGTTTCTTCGAATAGAGTGACACTTGGGTCACTTTCATCTCCGCAACTTCAGCAGTATAAGTCCCACAAATCGCCTTCCCTTCGTAATGCACCTTCAGCATAACTTGAGTCGCTTGATCGATATCCATTGCGAAAAAACGCTCTAGTATCTCAATCACGAAATCCATCGGTGTATAGTCGTCATTCATCAGAATCACGTTATACATAGATGGGGGCTTCACTGCTGCTTTTTCCTTCTCCAGTAATTCTGAGTCTGGAGCCACCCATTCAAAATTTTTACTCATAACGGTTGTGAATCAGAGAGTTTTCCATTTAGATTAATTATTTAGGCTTCTAGCAATAGAACTATGTTTGTTAGCCAACTGATATGAAGTTCCGGGCGCCGAAGCGAAAACATCTCATACTTAGAGACTAATGCACCAATTGTATCGCTGCAAATAAAAGATTGCTAATTCGAATCACGATATCGATGCCAATTCCGTTTTCACGACAGATGTCTGCTTATTGTAGTTATAGAAATGTAAACAATAACGCAATTTGTTGCAAAGATGTCGATGTTTACACACTTTTTCTATTGACTGTCACTATTGATTGTTTAAATTGGTCAATTAGTGACTGGTTAATTTGGCAGCAGCGCTGAATTAAAGCTCACAGCAGTGAAAACAAAATTGTAAAAAACAGTAACGTTTTCTTGTCGACAACATCAGTAACAAAATGCATGAGGGATGTAAAGCATGGCTACCGGTAAAGTAAAATGGTTCAATAACGCCAAGGGATTTGGTTTTATCTGCTCAGAAGAAGGAGAAGGTGACATTTTTGCTCACTACTCAACGATCCAAATGGATGGATATCGTACTTTAAAAGCAGGTCAACATGTTTCATACGAGATTGAACAAGGACCAAAAGGCTTCCACGCTAGCGCCGTTGTACCAATCGAGGCTCAACAAGCCAAATAAACATAGTAATTATTGTCGCTGCCAAACATGTCTATACATGGTTGTAATAAACCCGCCAATGGCGGGTTTCATTATTTATACGTGTCGGTCAATTGCACATATTGACCGACAACTTGCTTACTGACCAATGATGGCATTCAGGGTTTGGCTTGGACGCATCACCTGTACAGCCTTAGAAAAATCAGGCAGATAGTATCCACCTAAATCTCCGGCAACGCCTTGGACCTGACTCAGCTCAGCAATGATTTTCGCTTCTTCACCAGAGAGCTGTTGTGCAATTGGCGCGAATTCAGCAGCAAGATCAGCATCCTCGGTCTGTGCAGCCAGCGCTTCAGCCCAGTATTTCGCCAGATAGTAATGACTTCCCCGGTTATCCAGTTCACCCACTTTCCGTGAAGGTGACTTGTTTTCATCAAGGAATACGCCAGTTGCTTTATCCAACGCATCCGCCAAAACCTGTGCTTTCTTGTTGCTCATCGTCACACTCAGATGCTCTAACGATGCCGCCAAAGCTAGGAATTCACCCAGAGAGTCCCAACGTAAGTGATTCTCTTTCTGAACTTGTTGGACATGTTTCGGTGCTGAACCACCCGCACCTGTTTCAAACAAACCACCACCATTCATCAGCGGCACGATAGACAGCATTTTGGCTGAAGTACCCAATTCCAAAATCGGGAATAAATCTGTCAGATAGTCACGCAGTACGTTACCAGTCACAGAAATCGTATCCTGACCGTCTTTCAGCCGTGCAAGCGTGTATTGCGTTGCTTCTACCGGTGACATGATTTTAATATCAAGTCCATTGGTATCGTGTTCCGGTAAATATTGTTCAACTTTCTTAATCAGCTCAGCATCGTGTGCACGTGCTGCATCCAACCAGAAGATAGCAGGCGTCTGGGATAAACGAGCACGAGTCACAGCCAGTTTGACCCAGTCTTGAATCGGTGCATCTTTCACTTGGCACATCCGGAAAATATCGCCCGCTTCAACGGTTTGTTCCAGCAATGTATGCCCGGCACGATCAACCACACGTACGACACCATCAGCATCAATGACAAACGTCTTATCATGTGAACCGTATTCTTCCGCTTTCTGAGCCATCAGACCCACGTTTGGTACACTGCCCATCGTTGAAGGGTCGAAAGCACCGTGTTCTTTACAGAAATCAATCACAGTCTGATAAACACCGGCATAACAACGATCCGGAATCACCGCTTTGGTATCTTTCTGCTGACCATCAGGCCCCCACATCTGCCCTGAGGCGCGGATCATCGCTGGCATCGATGCATCAACAATCACATCACTGGGAACATGTAAGTTGGTGATACCCCGATCAGAGTCAACCATCGCAAGTTCAGGACGATGCTGATAAACCGCCTGAATACTGGCTTCAATTTCAGCTTTCTGCTCTGCTGGCAGTGACTGAATTTTCGCGTAAACATCACCCAGACCGTTGTTAACATCAACACCCAACTGCTCGAATAACTCACCATATTGAGCAAATACATCTTTATAGAAAACCTTGACGGCTTCGCCAAAAATGACCGGGTCAGAAACTTTCATCATGGTGGCTTTCATGTGCAGAGAGAACAAGACATCTTGTGCTTTTGCGGCTTCAATTTCCTGTTCAAAAAATGCATTCAACGCTTTTTTGCTCATGATCGCAGTATCGATGATCTCTTGATCGAGCAATGCAAATGGCTTTTTCAGCACTTTGGTCTGACCATCTTTTGCGACAAACTCAATCGAGACTTCGGTATCTCCCTGAATCGTCACAGACTTTTCAGTACCAAAGAAGTCTTGCTCATCCATTGATGCAACGTGTGATTTTGAGCTGGCTGACCATGCACCCATTGAGTGTGGGTTCTTTTTCGCATAGTTTTTCACAGACAAAGGAGCACGGCGGTCAGAGTTTCCTTCCCGTAAAACAGGATTCACCGCACTACCTTTGATCTTATCGTATGTTGCTTTCACTGCCGCTTCTGCATCATTGCTTGGTTCTGCCGGATAATCTGGCAGGTTATAGCCTTTTTCCTGTAATTCTTTAATAGCGGCTCTTAACTGAGGAATGGATGCAGAGATATTCGGTAATTTAATAATATTGGCTTCTGGCGTTTGAGCCAGCTCACCCAACTCACTTAAGGCATCACCAATACGCTGTGCTTCTGTCAGGCATTCTGGGAAGCTGGCAATAATACGTCCAGCCAGTGAAATATCGCGTGTTTCGACGTTAATCCCTGACGATGCAGTAAAAGATTTGATAATGGGCAATAAAGAATAAGTTGCAAGAGCGGGTGCTTCGTCCGTAATTGTATAAATAATAGTAGGTTTGTTTGTAGGCATGAACTTTCCCTATCTGTTCTTAACAACCCCATGTGATTGTGGCAGTTAGTTATGTGAATATCTGAAATGTCCTGAGTGATTGTTCAGGCCACTCTTATGAATCACTCATGCCGTATCGAAATCCCTTCGCAAATATCCGACACGGATTAGTGAATGATTGCCATACCCAAACGACTTCTTCGGTTCATCGTGTGGTCATTGTCGGTTCACTCTGTACGATTCGCTGAGCACTATCGTACCAGAAGTCTCTCGGGTATATGACAGCCTATCGAATGACAGGCTGATTGAGTATAATTAAACGAAACTGAAGAAATAGTCTATTATCCACACTTCATTATCGTATCAGAGCGCGCAAATAATAGCTTAAACTCAACATTGTGAAAACTCAGAAATACAGTTCATTTACAAATTTGCAAGGAAGTTAACATGTCTCTCCCGTCACGCAACCCTTCATCTGTGCGTCGCGCCACTCACCAGCAGTCAAAAAATGCAAAACTTTCTCAACGTTCATCTCGTCGTTCAAACCATGCGACACACAAGCAATCACGCGTAGTGCCACCAGAAGCAAGAAAAGTCATTTTGTTCAATAAACCTTATGACACGCTAAGCCAGTTTACCGACGGTGAAGGACGCCAGACACTGGCTGATTTTATTCCGATCAAAGACGTTTATGCTGCCGGTCGCTTGGATCGCGACAGTGAAGGTTTGATGGTGCTGACCAATGATGGTCAGTTACAGGCCAAGCTGACACAACCGAAGTCAAAATCACCCAAAACCTATTGGGTTCAGGTGGAAGGTGCACCGGAAGAATCAGATCTTGAACAACTCAGACGCGGCGTCACACTGAAAGATGGGCCGACGCTTCCCGCAATCGTCAAAATCATGGCTGAGCCTCAGATATGGCCACGCACGCCACCCGTGCGGTTTCGGGCAGCCATTCCGACGACTTGGTTATCGATCACGATTATCGAAGGACGAAACCGTCAAGTACGACGAATGACGGCACATATCGGCTATCCGACACTACGTCTGATTCGTTATTCGATTGGCGAGATGACATTAGGTGATTTACAACCGGGAGAGTGGCAGGAAATCAGCGCGGTTTAACCCGCGCTGACTGGCAAAGAACCAAATCTGACTATCGATGACGCTCTTTGAGTTTGTTAATGACATCATTCATCGATAATCCCTGATCTTGCAATAAGACCAACAGATGGTAGATGAGATCGGCAGATTCGCACACTAGCTCCGCTTTATCGCCCGACGTCGCAGCAAGCGCGACTTCAACGCCTTCTTCGCCCACTTTTTGCGAAATACGCTTGGTGCCACGGGCGTACAAACTGGCGGTGTAAGAAGATTCCGGATCGGCTTGTTTGCGCTCACCCAACAGTTGCTCCAGTTGGTGAAGCCACACCATTTGTGACTCCTCTTGCTGATCGGTATCCCAACAACTGGTTGTTCCGGTATGACAAGTCGGCCCGACCGGATCGACTTTGACCAGTAAGGTGTCATGGTCGCAGTCCAGCGCAATATTTTTCAGCTGTAACACATTGCCGGAAGTTTCGCCTTTGGTCCATAAGCGCTGTTTCGTCCGTGAGAAAAACGTGACCTGTTCCGTCAATACGGTTTTTTCCAGTGCTAAGTCATTCATATACCCCATCATCAATACTTGGCCTGACTGAAAATCCTGTATGATTGCAGGAATCAATCCTTCAACTTTATCCCAGTCAATCCGCCCGGAAAGGGATGCCAGTGTTTCGCTACCACTCATAATCTCACCTCGATCCCTTCTGATTTTAAATACTGCTTGAGTTCTGTTATATCAATGATCCGTTTATGGAATACCGATGCCGCTAGTGCACCGTCCACATTTGCCTGTAAAAATGCTTGCGCAAAATGCACCATTTCACCGGCACCACCGGAAGCAATCAGCGGAATATCACAAACATCACGCACCATGTTCAGTTGCTGAATATCATATCCCTGCCGTACGCCGTCCTGATTCATCATATTCAAGACAATTTCACCGGCCCCGCGCCGCTGAACTTCCTGAACCCAATCTTTGGTTTGCCATTGTGTCGCTTTGGTTCTCTGTTCGTCGCCGGTAAACTGATACACCTGATATTGACCTGTTTCCTGATCAAAATAGGAGTCGATCCCAACGACAATACACTGCACACCAAACCGATCGGCAAGGGTGGTAATCAACTGAGGATCGGCTAAAGCAGGCGAATTGATCGACACTTTATCTGCACCGAATTCAAGGATACGGGCCGCATCTTCTGCGCTTCGAATTCCCCCGGCGACACAAAACGGTATATCGATGACTTCGGATACCCGTTGCACCCAACTTTTATCAAC
Protein-coding sequences here:
- the infA gene encoding translation initiation factor IF-1, whose protein sequence is MAKEDVIEMQGTVLDTLPNTMFRVELENGHVVTAHISGKMRKNYIRILTGDKVTVEMTPYDLSKGRIVFRAR
- the tnpA gene encoding IS200/IS605 family transposase, which gives rise to MGDEKSLAHTRWNCKYHIVFAPKYRRQVFYGEKRRAIGEILRKLCEWKNVNILEAECCADHIHMLLEIPPKMSVSGFMGYLKGKSSLMLYERFGDLKFKYRNREFWCRGYYVDTVGKNTSKIQNYIKQQLEQDKMGEQLSIPYSGSPFTGRRK
- the clpA gene encoding ATP-dependent Clp protease ATP-binding subunit ClpA, with product MLNKELESSLNNAFARARDKRHEYMTVEHLLLALLENGAAKEALIACRADLDALRSELDVFIDKTTPLIPESDETRETQPTLSFQRVLQRAVFHVQSSGRNEVTGANVLVAIFSEQESQAAYLLKKHDISRLDIVNYISHGITKTSGSSDESAPDSFGSDSAEDTPSEERLENFASNLNQLAKNGQIDPLIGRDYELERTVQVLCRRRKNNPLLVGEAGVGKTAIAEGLAWRIVEGQVPEIIKDSVIYSLDIGSLLAGTKYRGDFEKRFKNILKQLEKEKDAILFIDEIHTIIGAGAASGGQVDAANLIKPLLSSGKLRCIGSTTYQEYSNIFEKERALSRRFQKIDIAEPSLDDTTKILMGLKAKYEAHHEVRYTNKALRAAVELSAKYINERHLPDKAIDVIDEAGARARLVPASRRKKTVGVADIETMVAKMARIPEKSLSSSDKDVLQSLDQKMKMLVFGQDTAIDALSEAIKLSRAGLGAENKPVGSFLFAGPTGVGKTEVTIQLSKLMGIELLRFDMSEYGERHSVSRLIGAPPGYVGYDQGGLLTDAVIKHPHAVVLLDEIEKAHPDIFNLLLQVMDNGTLTDNNGRKADFRNVIMVMTTNAGVAETVKKSIGLIQQDHSHDAMSEIKKVFSPEFRNRLDNIIWFNALDERVIHQVVDKFVVELQAQLDARGVSLEVSEEARHWLAQKGYDKEMGARPMARVIQEKLKKPLANELLFGALVDGGTVKVSLKDDEPVFEYIGAKEAAVH
- the clpS gene encoding ATP-dependent Clp protease adapter ClpS, with the translated sequence MSKNFEWVAPDSELLEKEKAAVKPPSMYNVILMNDDYTPMDFVIEILERFFAMDIDQATQVMLKVHYEGKAICGTYTAEVAEMKVTQVSLYSKKHEHPLLCIMERA
- the cspD gene encoding cold shock domain-containing protein CspD is translated as MATGKVKWFNNAKGFGFICSEEGEGDIFAHYSTIQMDGYRTLKAGQHVSYEIEQGPKGFHASAVVPIEAQQAK
- a CDS encoding NADP-dependent isocitrate dehydrogenase; protein product: MPTNKPTIIYTITDEAPALATYSLLPIIKSFTASSGINVETRDISLAGRIIASFPECLTEAQRIGDALSELGELAQTPEANIIKLPNISASIPQLRAAIKELQEKGYNLPDYPAEPSNDAEAAVKATYDKIKGSAVNPVLREGNSDRRAPLSVKNYAKKNPHSMGAWSASSKSHVASMDEQDFFGTEKSVTIQGDTEVSIEFVAKDGQTKVLKKPFALLDQEIIDTAIMSKKALNAFFEQEIEAAKAQDVLFSLHMKATMMKVSDPVIFGEAVKVFYKDVFAQYGELFEQLGVDVNNGLGDVYAKIQSLPAEQKAEIEASIQAVYQHRPELAMVDSDRGITNLHVPSDVIVDASMPAMIRASGQMWGPDGQQKDTKAVIPDRCYAGVYQTVIDFCKEHGAFDPSTMGSVPNVGLMAQKAEEYGSHDKTFVIDADGVVRVVDRAGHTLLEQTVEAGDIFRMCQVKDAPIQDWVKLAVTRARLSQTPAIFWLDAARAHDAELIKKVEQYLPEHDTNGLDIKIMSPVEATQYTLARLKDGQDTISVTGNVLRDYLTDLFPILELGTSAKMLSIVPLMNGGGLFETGAGGSAPKHVQQVQKENHLRWDSLGEFLALAASLEHLSVTMSNKKAQVLADALDKATGVFLDENKSPSRKVGELDNRGSHYYLAKYWAEALAAQTEDADLAAEFAPIAQQLSGEEAKIIAELSQVQGVAGDLGGYYLPDFSKAVQVMRPSQTLNAIIGQ
- a CDS encoding pseudouridine synthase, translated to MSLPSRNPSSVRRATHQQSKNAKLSQRSSRRSNHATHKQSRVVPPEARKVILFNKPYDTLSQFTDGEGRQTLADFIPIKDVYAAGRLDRDSEGLMVLTNDGQLQAKLTQPKSKSPKTYWVQVEGAPEESDLEQLRRGVTLKDGPTLPAIVKIMAEPQIWPRTPPVRFRAAIPTTWLSITIIEGRNRQVRRMTAHIGYPTLRLIRYSIGEMTLGDLQPGEWQEISAV
- the hisIE gene encoding bifunctional phosphoribosyl-AMP cyclohydrolase/phosphoribosyl-ATP diphosphatase HisIE is translated as MSGSETLASLSGRIDWDKVEGLIPAIIQDFQSGQVLMMGYMNDLALEKTVLTEQVTFFSRTKQRLWTKGETSGNVLQLKNIALDCDHDTLLVKVDPVGPTCHTGTTSCWDTDQQEESQMVWLHQLEQLLGERKQADPESSYTASLYARGTKRISQKVGEEGVEVALAATSGDKAELVCESADLIYHLLVLLQDQGLSMNDVINKLKERHR
- the hisF gene encoding imidazole glycerol phosphate synthase subunit HisF, which produces MLAKRIIPCLDVRDGQVVKGVQFRNHEIIGDIVPLAQRYAEEGADELVFYDITASSDGRVVDKSWVQRVSEVIDIPFCVAGGIRSAEDAARILEFGADKVSINSPALADPQLITTLADRFGVQCIVVGIDSYFDQETGQYQVYQFTGDEQRTKATQWQTKDWVQEVQRRGAGEIVLNMMNQDGVRQGYDIQQLNMVRDVCDIPLIASGGAGEMVHFAQAFLQANVDGALAASVFHKRIIDITELKQYLKSEGIEVRL